TGAAAAGGTGTTGAATTTTTTGGAATATAAGGTATAATAAAGAAAAGCCGGCAGTAAAGCCGGATAAGTTTCAAGTATTTAACTATGCCAAAGACCAAAAAAATAAAAAGCGCGAAGGCGGCTGAAGAGGATGTAGAAGCAAAAGATGCCGCCAAAGAAGAAAAAACCGCGGAAGCGGAGCCTGAAAAAGAAGCGGCGAAGACCGATGAAAAAACAGCCGACGAGACGGCTGAACCGGAAAAAGCGGCGGTTGAAGCCGGAGAAAAAAATAATTCCGAAGCGTCCAAAGGAAAAAAAATGAATCCGGGCGGGAAGAAAATACTGGTGATTGAAGACGACTCGATGCTTTCTTCTATGTACCGCATGAAACTGGAAGATCATGGCTATCAGGCTTTTACGGCCAGCGACGGGAAAACCGGCTTGGAGATTGCCAGGAAAGAAAAACCGGATTTGATTTTACTGGATATAATGATGCCGATGGTGGACGGATTTTCGGTTTTGGCTGAAATGCGCTCTGATTCATCATTAAAAAAAGTTCCGGTTATTATTATGACTAATTTAGGGACCAACGAAGACGTTGAAAAAGGGAAAAAACTGGGAGCCACCGATTATATCGTTAAAGCCGACGTTACGCCGTCGCAGATTGTAGAGAAAATTCAAAAGTACCTTTAAACTT
This sequence is a window from Patescibacteria group bacterium. Protein-coding genes within it:
- a CDS encoding response regulator translates to MPKTKKIKSAKAAEEDVEAKDAAKEEKTAEAEPEKEAAKTDEKTADETAEPEKAAVEAGEKNNSEASKGKKMNPGGKKILVIEDDSMLSSMYRMKLEDHGYQAFTASDGKTGLEIARKEKPDLILLDIMMPMVDGFSVLAEMRSDSSLKKVPVIIMTNLGTNEDVEKGKKLGATDYIVKADVTPSQIVEKIQKYL